Within the Deltaproteobacteria bacterium genome, the region AGGAAATGGTCGCTGATCAGCGTGGCCTGCCTCCGGAGGGGAGCCGGCGCGAAGAAACGGAAGTGGCCGACGTCGGGGAGGACCCACCGCGTGAACCCTTTCCCCACCGCGTCGGTGACGGTGCGCCGAAGGAACGTCGCGTCGGACTCGAGCAGCGGCGCGTTGAGCCGGAAGAACGCCCCGGCCCGGGCGTGCCGCATCGCCGGCGACGGGTCCCGCGCGAGCGATCGCGTGAACTCGACCACCGGGACCACCTCCGGCGTCTTCGGGAGGTGCGGTAGCTGCTCCGGGCGGCACCCGGCGAAGATCACCGTTCCCGGCCCCTCCTCCGGGCGGCTCCCGGATACGCGCAGCTTCGGCAGGATCTCCAGCCGCAGCCGTTTGCCGGCGAGGTAGAACTCCCGGTCGAACTGCCGGGCGGCCTGGAGGAACAGGGCCCGCACGTCGCCCCAGGCGCTCGGGCCGCCCTGGTACTCCAGCCGTACCCCCCCCAGCGGCAGATCGCCGCGGTACGCGTCCGCCAGCTGCCGCTCGCCGTCGGGCGGCGCGGTCCCGACCGGCCCTCCCGCCGGGCCCGAGACCCGGAACGCGAACTCCCTGGAAACCGACCCGTACGCCGCCCGGACGGTCACCGCGCCGGGCGAGACGGAGACGAGGAATCGCGCTCCGTCCGGCGGGGCCGATTCCATCTCCCTTCGGGCGCGGCGCGTGAACTCCGCGCGGCCGCCGCCGGCCACCCGGAACAGGAGGTCGCCGGGGGAGACGGCGAACGGCACCTTGAAGAAGGTCCCGCCCCCGCCGGGACGCGTCGCCGTCGCCGAGAACCCCCTTCCCGATCCGTCCTCCCGGAACTGGACCCGAAGCCGGTCCCCCTGGGACACGGACGTAGCCCCCGGCACGAAGGCCCACCCCTCCTCGACGTTCCCCACCGCTCCCACGAGATCCCCCAAGTTCCCCGAGCCGCCGCCCGAGGCGACCTCCGAAGGCGCGGCCCCGCCCGGAATCCCGGGCGTCGTCTCCCGCCCGACCACCCCGGCGAGGATCCGCATCCCCTCCCCGACCCCCTCTTCCGGGGTTCCCGCCCGGATCCCGTCGAGGGCGGCCCGGTACGCGGACACCACTCCCGCGACGTACTCGGCCCCGCGCATCCTCCCCTCGATCTTCAGGGAGGTGATCCCCAGCGGCACGATCTCCGGAAGCCGGGGCAGAAGCGACAGGTCCCGGGTGGAGAAGACCGCGCCCTGCTCTCCCGCCCCGTGGCCGTACAGGCGGCGGCACGGCTGGACGCACGCCCCCCGGTTCCCGCTCTTTCCCCCGAGGTAGGAGGAGAAGAAGCATTTCCCGGAGTAGGAGTAGCAGAGCGAACCGTGGACGAAGATCTCCACGCCGATCGGCGACTGGGCGGCGATCCTCGCGATCTCCTCCATCCGCAGGTGGCGCTCGAGGATGACCCTGGACGCCCCCATCCGGGCGTACTCCTCCGCCGCCTCGGCGGAAGCGCACCCGGCCTGCGTGCTGACGTGGACGGGGATCCCCGGAAAAAATTCGTGCAGGATCCGAAGAAGCCCCAGGTCGGCCACGATGACCGCGTCGGGCTCAAGCGGCGACACCTGGTGCAGCAGGCCGATCGCCTCCGGCAGGTCCGCTTCGGTCAGCAGCGTGTTCATCGCCAGGTACAGGCGGACTCCCCGCGCCCGCGCGTGGGGGCGAATTCGGCACAGGTCGGCCAGGTTGAAATTCTCCGCCCGCTCCCGCGC harbors:
- a CDS encoding U32 family peptidase; its protein translation is MKPAKRPAEELRKFRPRRPGPSPAELSETARKPPVDRGGKAGRKPPGPRGPLPRHPRPGFPELLAPAGSAEAYFAAVDAGADAVYLGLGRFNARERAENFNLADLCRIRPHARARGVRLYLAMNTLLTEADLPEAIGLLHQVSPLEPDAVIVADLGLLRILHEFFPGIPVHVSTQAGCASAEAAEEYARMGASRVILERHLRMEEIARIAAQSPIGVEIFVHGSLCYSYSGKCFFSSYLGGKSGNRGACVQPCRRLYGHGAGEQGAVFSTRDLSLLPRLPEIVPLGITSLKIEGRMRGAEYVAGVVSAYRAALDGIRAGTPEEGVGEGMRILAGVVGRETTPGIPGGAAPSEVASGGGSGNLGDLVGAVGNVEEGWAFVPGATSVSQGDRLRVQFREDGSGRGFSATATRPGGGGTFFKVPFAVSPGDLLFRVAGGGRAEFTRRARREMESAPPDGARFLVSVSPGAVTVRAAYGSVSREFAFRVSGPAGGPVGTAPPDGERQLADAYRGDLPLGGVRLEYQGGPSAWGDVRALFLQAARQFDREFYLAGKRLRLEILPKLRVSGSRPEEGPGTVIFAGCRPEQLPHLPKTPEVVPVVEFTRSLARDPSPAMRHARAGAFFRLNAPLLESDATFLRRTVTDAVGKGFTRWVLPDVGHFRFFAPAPLRRQATLISDHFLYAFNTAALSALSRLGAARMILPVEATLASLRDVGKFLYGLGIAVAYGRVPLMTSRLLPASGVRGGDVESPRAERFHVAADEHGSVVLPSEPFSASGSLRELRSAGIRDFYADLRGLAAAEIPVVLSALLADRVLPGTSTFNLFRGNF